In one Cronobacter dublinensis subsp. dublinensis LMG 23823 genomic region, the following are encoded:
- a CDS encoding carbohydrate ABC transporter permease yields MATNKRLARRAGFYLGLALFLVTTLLPFFVMLMTSFKSPKEAISLHPTLLPQHWTLEHYVDIFNPLIFPFVTYFRNSLVVSVISSGIAVFIGILGAYALSRLRFTGRMTINASFYTVYMFSGILLVVPLFKIITALGLYDTQLAIIVTMVTQTLPTAVFMLKSYFDTIPDEIEEAAMMDGLNRLQIIFRITVPLAVSGLVSVFVYCFMVAWNDYLFASIFLSSASNFTLPVGLNTLFSTPDYIWGRMMAASLVTALPVVVMYALSERFIKSGLTDGGVKG; encoded by the coding sequence ATGGCAACAAATAAACGTCTGGCACGGCGCGCCGGGTTTTATCTCGGGCTGGCGCTATTTCTGGTGACAACGCTGCTTCCTTTCTTTGTGATGCTAATGACCTCGTTCAAAAGCCCCAAAGAGGCGATTTCGCTGCATCCGACGCTGCTGCCGCAGCACTGGACGCTTGAGCACTACGTCGACATTTTTAACCCGCTGATCTTTCCGTTCGTCACCTATTTTCGCAACAGCCTGGTGGTGTCGGTTATCTCTTCGGGCATTGCGGTGTTTATCGGCATTCTCGGCGCGTATGCGCTCTCCAGGCTGCGCTTTACCGGCCGGATGACCATCAACGCCAGCTTCTACACGGTGTATATGTTCTCCGGCATTTTACTGGTGGTGCCGCTGTTCAAAATCATCACAGCACTTGGCCTCTACGACACCCAGCTCGCGATTATCGTGACGATGGTGACCCAGACGCTGCCGACCGCCGTATTCATGCTGAAAAGCTACTTCGACACGATCCCCGATGAAATCGAAGAGGCGGCGATGATGGACGGCTTAAACCGCCTGCAAATTATTTTTCGCATCACCGTACCGCTGGCGGTGTCCGGGCTGGTGTCGGTGTTTGTCTATTGCTTCATGGTGGCGTGGAACGACTACCTCTTCGCCTCGATTTTCCTTTCCAGCGCATCGAACTTCACGCTGCCGGTCGGGCTTAACACCCTGTTCAGCACGCCGGACTACATCTGGGGACGCATGATGGCGGCCTCGCTGGTCACGGCGCTGCCGGTTGTTGTGATGTACGCGCTTTCCGAACGTTTTATCAAAAGTGGTCTGACAGACGGCGGCGTTAAGGGCTGA
- a CDS encoding ABC transporter substrate-binding protein — protein MRNNTGVLILALVACALMSGCNDDKKDHVTIEFMHSSVEQERQAVITQLIARFEKANPDITVKQVPVEEDAYNTKVTTLARSGALPEVIEISHDYAKVMDKEQLLDRDAIKAAVAQVGEQQFFDGVLRIVRTEDGTAWTGVPISAWLGGVWYRKSRLAQAGLGAPQDWQSLLNAATLLNKPSEKKYGIALPTAESVMTEQAFSQFALSNGANAFDARGNITLNTPEMREALEYYRELAALSMPGSSDVMEIKDAFMNGTAPMAIYSTYILPAVFKEGDPQDLGFVVPTKKSAAAYGMLTSLTITAGQREEETAAAKKFVVFMEQAENAADWVLMSPGAALPVNKAVVDTPAYQQNPVIKAFGGLTRELIAQYPNVQIFGSVGDKNFTRMGDVTGSGVINEMVNSVTVGGKSPEAALTLGQKRLDELVARP, from the coding sequence ATGCGAAATAATACTGGCGTGCTGATTTTAGCACTGGTTGCCTGCGCCCTGATGTCAGGCTGTAACGACGATAAAAAAGATCATGTCACCATCGAATTTATGCATTCCTCGGTGGAGCAGGAGCGTCAGGCGGTCATTACGCAGCTCATCGCCCGCTTTGAAAAGGCTAACCCGGATATCACCGTGAAACAGGTGCCGGTGGAAGAGGACGCCTATAACACCAAAGTGACCACGCTCGCCCGGTCCGGCGCGCTGCCGGAGGTGATTGAAATCAGCCACGACTACGCCAAAGTGATGGACAAAGAGCAACTGCTGGATCGCGACGCCATTAAGGCCGCGGTGGCCCAGGTGGGCGAACAACAGTTCTTTGACGGCGTTCTGCGCATCGTGCGTACCGAGGATGGCACCGCCTGGACGGGCGTGCCGATCAGCGCCTGGCTTGGCGGCGTCTGGTATCGCAAATCGCGTCTGGCGCAGGCGGGGCTGGGCGCGCCGCAGGACTGGCAGTCGCTGCTGAATGCCGCAACGCTGCTCAATAAACCCTCCGAGAAAAAATATGGCATCGCGCTGCCGACTGCCGAAAGCGTGATGACCGAACAGGCTTTCTCGCAGTTTGCGCTCTCCAACGGCGCTAACGCCTTCGACGCCCGCGGCAACATCACGCTCAACACGCCAGAAATGCGCGAGGCGCTGGAGTATTACCGCGAGCTTGCCGCGCTCTCCATGCCCGGCTCCAGCGACGTCATGGAAATCAAAGACGCCTTTATGAACGGCACCGCGCCGATGGCTATCTACTCCACCTACATTCTGCCGGCCGTGTTTAAAGAGGGCGACCCGCAGGATCTCGGCTTTGTCGTGCCGACCAAAAAATCCGCCGCCGCCTACGGCATGCTGACCTCGCTCACCATCACTGCCGGGCAGCGTGAAGAAGAAACCGCGGCGGCGAAAAAATTCGTGGTCTTTATGGAACAGGCGGAAAACGCCGCCGACTGGGTGCTGATGTCGCCGGGCGCGGCGCTGCCGGTGAATAAAGCCGTTGTCGACACGCCGGCCTATCAGCAAAACCCCGTCATTAAAGCGTTCGGCGGACTCACCCGCGAGCTTATCGCGCAGTATCCCAACGTGCAGATCTTCGGCTCGGTCGGCGATAAAAACTTTACCCGCATGGGGGACGTGACCGGCTCCGGCGTTATCAACGAGATGGTCAACAGCGTGACGGTCGGCGGTAAATCGCCGGAAGCGGCGCTGACGCTTGGGCAAAAACGCCTGGATGAACTGGTCGCCAGACCGTAA
- a CDS encoding carbohydrate ABC transporter permease: MKTLTSGRSDLPFAMLLLAPSLLLLGGLVAWPMLSNIDISFLRLPLNPRLPSQFTGLENYRNILTDPGFWHSLWTTFWYTALVVGGSTVLGLAVAIFFNREFRFRKTARSLVILSYVTPSISLVFAWKYMFNNGYGIVNWVAGDLLHLWQHAPLWFDNPASSFALVVLFAIWRYFPYAFISFLAILQTIDKSLYEAAEMDGASAWQRFRIVTLPAIMPVLATVVTLRTIWMFYMFADVYLLTTKVDILGVYLYKTAFAFNDLGKAAAISVVLFIIIFAVILLTRKRVNLHGNK, translated from the coding sequence ATGAAGACCTTAACTTCCGGTCGATCTGACCTGCCATTCGCCATGCTGCTCCTGGCCCCCAGCCTGCTGTTGCTGGGCGGCCTGGTGGCCTGGCCGATGCTGTCGAATATCGACATTAGCTTTTTACGCTTGCCGCTGAACCCGCGACTGCCGTCGCAGTTCACCGGTCTTGAGAACTACCGCAACATCCTGACCGATCCGGGTTTCTGGCACTCGCTGTGGACGACCTTCTGGTACACGGCGCTGGTGGTGGGCGGGAGCACCGTGCTGGGGCTGGCGGTCGCCATTTTCTTTAATCGCGAGTTCCGGTTTCGCAAAACCGCGCGCTCGCTGGTGATCCTCTCGTATGTCACGCCGTCAATCTCGCTGGTGTTCGCGTGGAAATATATGTTTAACAACGGCTACGGCATCGTGAACTGGGTGGCAGGGGATCTGCTGCACCTCTGGCAGCACGCGCCGCTGTGGTTCGACAACCCCGCCAGCAGTTTCGCGCTGGTGGTGCTGTTCGCTATCTGGCGTTATTTCCCTTACGCATTTATCTCGTTTCTGGCGATTTTGCAGACCATCGACAAATCGCTCTACGAGGCGGCGGAAATGGACGGCGCCAGCGCCTGGCAGCGGTTTCGCATTGTGACGCTGCCCGCCATCATGCCCGTGTTGGCGACGGTCGTGACCCTGCGCACCATCTGGATGTTCTACATGTTCGCCGATGTTTATCTGCTCACCACTAAGGTCGATATCCTCGGGGTGTATCTCTACAAAACGGCCTTTGCATTCAATGATCTCGGCAAAGCGGCGGCGATCTCCGTGGTGCTGTTCATCATCATTTTCGCCGTGATCCTCCTTACCAGAAAACGGGTGAATCTCCATGGCAACAAATAA
- a CDS encoding zinc-dependent alcohol dehydrogenase, translating to MKKLVAQAPRVAALVEYQDRAVAQNEVKIRVRFGAPKHGTEVVDFRAASPFIDEEFSGEWQLFTPRPADAPRGIEFGKFQLGNMVVGEIIECGAQVTAYAVGDQVCTYGPLMETVIVNAVDNYKLRKMPQGGSWKNAVCYDPAQFAMSGVRDGNVRVGDFVVVIGLGAIGQIAVQLAKKAGASVVIGVDPIAHRCDIARRHGADYTFTPVGTDIGLEIKKLTGKQGADVIIETSGHADALQAALRGIAYGGTISYVAFAKPFTSLNFGREAHFNNARIVFSRAGSEPNPDYPRWSRKRIEETCWELLMNGYLNCEDLIDPVVTFTQSAESYMKYVDQHPELSIKMGVTF from the coding sequence ATGAAAAAATTAGTGGCTCAGGCACCGCGCGTGGCGGCGCTGGTGGAATATCAGGATCGCGCGGTGGCGCAAAATGAAGTGAAAATCCGCGTGCGCTTTGGCGCACCGAAACACGGCACCGAAGTGGTGGATTTTCGCGCCGCCAGTCCGTTTATCGACGAAGAATTTTCCGGCGAATGGCAGCTTTTCACGCCGCGTCCGGCAGACGCGCCGCGCGGCATTGAGTTCGGCAAATTCCAGCTCGGCAACATGGTGGTCGGCGAGATTATCGAGTGCGGCGCGCAGGTGACCGCTTACGCCGTGGGCGACCAGGTCTGCACCTACGGCCCGCTGATGGAAACCGTCATCGTCAACGCGGTCGATAACTATAAACTGCGCAAAATGCCGCAGGGCGGGAGCTGGAAAAACGCCGTCTGTTACGATCCGGCGCAGTTCGCCATGAGCGGCGTGCGCGACGGCAACGTGCGGGTCGGCGATTTCGTGGTGGTGATTGGACTTGGCGCTATCGGGCAAATTGCCGTCCAGCTCGCGAAAAAAGCGGGCGCGTCGGTGGTCATCGGCGTCGATCCTATCGCGCACCGCTGCGATATCGCTCGTCGTCACGGCGCAGACTACACCTTCACCCCGGTCGGCACGGATATCGGCCTTGAGATCAAAAAGCTCACCGGCAAGCAGGGCGCGGACGTGATCATCGAAACCAGCGGCCACGCCGACGCGCTGCAGGCGGCGCTGCGCGGCATCGCCTATGGCGGCACGATTTCTTATGTGGCCTTCGCGAAGCCCTTCACCAGCCTCAACTTCGGGCGTGAAGCGCATTTCAACAACGCGAGAATCGTCTTCTCCCGCGCCGGCAGCGAGCCAAACCCGGACTACCCGCGCTGGAGCCGCAAGCGTATCGAAGAGACCTGCTGGGAACTGCTGATGAACGGCTATCTCAACTGCGAGGACTTAATAGACCCGGTGGTCACCTTCACGCAGAGCGCGGAAAGCTACATGAAGTATGTCGATCAACACCCGGAACTGAGCATCAAAATGGGCGTCACCTTTTAA